The Cyclobacterium amurskyense genome contains the following window.
TGAAGCCTGTCCCGTGTTTACGGGAAGTGTTGCAATTGCAAGAAAATCAGGCTGTTTGGAGATTTTAGCATAGCACCGCTATAGTGAAATTGAAAACAATAACGAAGTGGCTGATTTTAGAGCGATTTCAGCACGTAATAGAATGTCTATTGCATATTTCGGGTTAAACCCTTTCCAGCTTAACTGGATAGGTTTTTTGTGAGGCCCATTGTGGAACGTAAATGTTCTCATCTCTGTCTACACAGACATCATGGGGATGCATAAATCCCTGGAAGCTCATGTCTTTGCGTTGTTCCTGAAGTTCTCCATTTACATATTCCGGAGCAGTACCTCCTGGAGTGGAGACTACCTGGTCATTTTTGTCCAAAATGGTGATATAACCGGAATTTGGATAGGCTTGCGTGGTACTTCTGTAGACAGCAGCATAGACATTGTCTCCTCTCAATACAGGACGACAAACAAATGAACCTGGTGTAGGAATTGTTTTAATGTATTTTCCATCCAAGGTAAAACGCTTGTATTGCATATTGCCCCTATCTGTAATTAATAAAGTAGGGTTGCTTTTGTCTCTTGTGTCCACCAATATTCCGTGGCAGCAGTTAAAGGTTTCATTGGTTTCTCCTTTGCCACCAAACTGACGAATCAATTCCCCTTTGGCATTGTATTGGGTCACGTAGTTTAAACCGTATCCATCTACAATGTAAATATCGCCGTTGGCAGGGTTGATGGCCGTCTCAGTGGGGACAAATTGCTTGGGATAGGCATAATTACCCGTTTCTCTTGGGTAATCTATAACCATAATCTCTCTACCTTTAAGGTCAGTTTTGATCACCTGACTACGGGTATTGTCTGAGATATATAAAAACTCCTCCCCACCTTCATCACTGATAGTAAGCCCATGTGCGCCAGGATAGGTAGACCCCCAGGTCTCCAGCAACTTTCCGGATTTATCATAAATGATGACATTGTTCTTGGTCTCATTCGTCAAAAGGATCAATCTTCCTTTTGCATCTTCCACCATTTCATGACAATCATTTACAGGATTTTTCACTGGGTCCAAATTGCCCCAGCCTTCTATGACCTTATAACGGTGAGAACCATGGCCTAGTAAATTGTCTTTTTCCATTGCGTAAGTTTTATTTACAATTATATTGGGAACAACTGCACCGGCGAGTACGGTCAGACCTGACTTTTTAAGGAATTCCCTTCTTGGGTTTAAGTTTTCTTTCATGGTACTAATTTAAGCGAATAAATCCATTTCTGCCTCCCCATGTCCATCAGGAGTGGTATAAAAAGGACGTTTTTCTATTTCATAATTCGTTTCTGGATCCATACCAAGGGCATGGTAAATGGTTTGGTGTAAGGCAGCTATCTTAATGGGCTTCTCTATACTTTTACAAGGTCTCTCATCCGCAGTTTTTCCATACACATGCCCTCTTTTAATTCCTCCCCCAAACATCAAGACTGAGCATC
Protein-coding sequences here:
- a CDS encoding NHL repeat-containing protein, coding for MKENLNPRREFLKKSGLTVLAGAVVPNIIVNKTYAMEKDNLLGHGSHRYKVIEGWGNLDPVKNPVNDCHEMVEDAKGRLILLTNETKNNVIIYDKSGKLLETWGSTYPGAHGLTISDEGGEEFLYISDNTRSQVIKTDLKGREIMVIDYPRETGNYAYPKQFVPTETAINPANGDIYIVDGYGLNYVTQYNAKGELIRQFGGKGETNETFNCCHGILVDTRDKSNPTLLITDRGNMQYKRFTLDGKYIKTIPTPGSFVCRPVLRGDNVYAAVYRSTTQAYPNSGYITILDKNDQVVSTPGGTAPEYVNGELQEQRKDMSFQGFMHPHDVCVDRDENIYVPQWASQKTYPVKLERV